The Fulvivirga ligni genome window below encodes:
- a CDS encoding OmpA family protein, whose product MKAFSYFFIVLLCLLVSSTGFGQTNSSDKEMLQGYYVVVGAYSPRKESYAQRYVDVIKKMGYEADYGFNTKKDLYFVFVDYTENYRASITSMSETRTIEKFHDAWVFVCLGGPVRVPLAQADTEAGKEEEADVVEAKRDEKPAEVAQEKVSDVAVTAPVTESVKEEEVEDSSAVAVEEILIDENAEEKPIVKNGNLSDYSVFFNLVNARNNSDVKGEVQIVDAERSKLIAVKDGGDYIELPDPHNGTGNLTLLCDVFGFRKTQMEINYYHPLKDTISEDVDLLADVYLVNFDLVRYHAGDIVTMYNVYFFNDAALMRPESKYEVNSLLSMLQENPGYAIRIHGHTNGNGVGKIISKGDASSYFALDNGNKEGAGSAKELSKQRAELIRDYLIEQGIEPERIEVKAWGGKRMLYDKYSTKAKQNVRVEVEILSE is encoded by the coding sequence ATGAAAGCCTTTTCATATTTCTTCATTGTCTTACTATGTCTGTTGGTTTCGTCTACTGGCTTTGGACAAACCAACTCATCTGATAAAGAGATGCTTCAGGGCTATTATGTAGTAGTTGGAGCTTATTCACCCAGAAAGGAAAGCTATGCTCAGAGATATGTGGATGTAATAAAAAAGATGGGTTATGAGGCTGACTATGGTTTCAATACCAAGAAAGACCTTTATTTTGTTTTTGTGGACTATACTGAGAATTATAGAGCATCTATAACCAGTATGAGTGAAACCAGAACTATCGAGAAGTTTCATGATGCCTGGGTTTTCGTGTGTCTTGGTGGTCCGGTAAGAGTGCCATTGGCACAAGCTGATACTGAAGCTGGTAAAGAAGAAGAGGCGGATGTGGTGGAAGCCAAAAGGGATGAAAAGCCTGCTGAAGTAGCGCAAGAAAAAGTTTCTGATGTGGCTGTAACTGCACCAGTTACGGAATCGGTTAAAGAGGAGGAGGTTGAAGATTCATCTGCAGTGGCTGTAGAGGAAATCTTAATTGATGAAAATGCTGAGGAGAAACCAATAGTCAAAAATGGCAACCTGTCAGATTATTCTGTTTTCTTTAATCTGGTAAATGCCAGAAATAATTCTGATGTAAAAGGTGAGGTTCAAATAGTTGATGCCGAGCGCTCTAAGTTGATAGCTGTTAAGGACGGAGGTGATTATATCGAATTGCCTGATCCACATAACGGTACTGGAAATCTTACTCTGCTTTGTGATGTGTTTGGGTTTAGGAAGACTCAAATGGAGATTAACTATTACCATCCATTAAAAGATACAATATCTGAAGATGTAGATCTTTTAGCAGATGTTTATCTGGTGAATTTTGACCTGGTAAGATACCATGCGGGTGATATTGTAACTATGTATAATGTTTACTTTTTTAATGATGCAGCGCTTATGAGGCCTGAATCTAAATACGAAGTAAATAGTCTGTTAAGTATGCTTCAGGAAAATCCAGGTTATGCTATAAGAATTCATGGACATACTAACGGTAATGGCGTAGGTAAAATCATTTCCAAAGGTGATGCTAGCTCATATTTTGCTCTCGATAATGGTAATAAAGAGGGTGCTGGTAGTGCTAAAGAACTTTCCAAGCAAAGAGCTGAGCTTATCAGAGATTATCTAATAGAACAAGGTATAGAGCCTGAAAGAATAGAAGTAAAAGCATGGGGAGGAAAGCGCATGCTTTATGATAAATACAGCACAAAAGCTAAACAGAACGTGAGGGTAGAAGTAGAGATTCTTAGCGAATAA
- the asnB gene encoding asparagine synthase (glutamine-hydrolyzing) — MCGISGIYAFNLVGKVSMINVAKATECLSNRGPDIQNLYNDSHVALGHRRLSIIDPSPEGNQPMYDASGRYVIIFNGEIFNYRELREELINTGVQFKSNTDTEVLLQLFIKKGKDCLSQLNGFFAFAIYDIEEKSLFIARDRMGIKPLYYLLDNDRFLFASEMKSIEAYGIEKKIDYSALYTYLQLNYIPAPQTILKDVKKLKPGHYIELNSEVINITPFYSIPYNKNNFTKKDYDSQRKELGEILEKSVQKRLVADVPLGSFLSGGIDSSVIASLAAKHKPDLHTFSIGYKDEKFFDESSYASLVAKKIGTEHTIFSLTNEEMYSHLNDILDYIDEPFADSSAIAVYVLSKETRKHATVALSGDGADELFAGYNKHAAFYKILQGGSKADLVKKLGPVWKALPKSRSNSLTNLFRQLDRFSTGMKLSSSERYWQWAGYASENEVNDLLTNESQNAVDREKYLEAKQELLKHLPDNESINDILMTDMNMVLPDDMLTKVDRMSMANSLEVRVPFLDHEVVEFAFNLPDSSKINSQIRKRILQDTFKDILPKELYNRPKKGFEVPLLKWLRNDMKSLITQDLLEDNFIKDQGIFDLKTVQKLKKKLFSNNPGDVHARIWSLIVFQWWYKRYM; from the coding sequence GTGGAATTTACGCCTTTAACCTTGTAGGAAAGGTGAGCATGATCAATGTAGCCAAGGCTACAGAATGCTTATCTAATAGAGGTCCGGACATTCAAAATCTCTATAATGACAGCCATGTTGCACTGGGCCACCGCAGACTTTCCATCATAGACCCTTCTCCTGAAGGCAACCAACCCATGTATGATGCTTCCGGCAGGTATGTTATCATTTTCAACGGCGAAATTTTCAACTACAGAGAGCTACGAGAAGAATTAATTAACACCGGGGTCCAGTTCAAATCCAATACTGATACTGAAGTTCTTTTACAGCTTTTCATTAAAAAGGGTAAAGATTGCCTCTCTCAATTAAATGGCTTTTTCGCCTTTGCTATTTATGATATAGAAGAAAAATCACTGTTTATAGCAAGAGACAGAATGGGCATAAAGCCTCTCTATTATCTTTTGGACAATGATCGGTTTCTATTCGCTTCTGAAATGAAATCTATAGAGGCTTATGGAATAGAGAAGAAGATAGACTACTCGGCGTTATACACATACCTGCAACTCAATTACATACCTGCCCCACAGACTATACTTAAGGATGTGAAAAAGCTTAAGCCAGGACATTATATTGAATTAAACAGCGAGGTAATTAATATAACGCCTTTCTACTCTATTCCTTATAACAAAAATAACTTTACTAAAAAGGATTATGATTCGCAAAGGAAAGAACTGGGAGAGATTCTGGAAAAGTCCGTTCAAAAAAGGCTGGTCGCTGATGTGCCGCTTGGTTCGTTTCTTAGTGGAGGAATTGATTCATCAGTTATAGCAAGCCTGGCCGCAAAACATAAGCCAGATTTACACACATTCTCAATAGGTTACAAAGATGAGAAGTTCTTTGACGAGTCTTCTTATGCTAGCCTGGTAGCAAAAAAAATCGGCACTGAGCACACTATTTTTTCATTAACCAATGAAGAAATGTATTCTCACCTAAATGATATTCTTGATTATATAGATGAGCCTTTTGCGGATAGCTCTGCCATAGCTGTTTATGTACTCTCAAAGGAAACCCGAAAACATGCCACAGTAGCATTGTCAGGCGATGGTGCCGATGAGCTATTCGCTGGATATAATAAGCACGCCGCATTTTATAAAATCCTTCAAGGTGGCTCTAAGGCAGATTTAGTGAAAAAACTAGGGCCAGTATGGAAGGCGCTTCCGAAATCGCGCAGCAACTCTCTCACCAACCTATTCAGACAGCTAGACAGGTTCAGCACAGGAATGAAACTAAGCAGTAGTGAGCGCTATTGGCAATGGGCTGGATATGCCTCTGAAAATGAGGTGAATGATTTACTCACTAACGAATCTCAAAATGCTGTAGATAGAGAAAAATATCTGGAAGCCAAACAAGAACTATTGAAACATCTTCCTGATAATGAAAGCATTAATGACATATTAATGACTGACATGAATATGGTACTACCCGATGACATGCTAACTAAAGTTGACCGAATGTCAATGGCAAATAGTCTGGAGGTAAGGGTACCATTCCTGGATCATGAGGTGGTGGAGTTTGCCTTTAATCTACCTGACTCATCTAAAATTAACAGTCAGATAAGAAAAAGAATACTGCAAGACACCTTCAAAGATATACTTCCTAAGGAGCTTTATAACAGACCTAAAAAAGGTTTTGAAGTACCATTACTCAAGTGGCTTAGAAATGACATGAAGTCATTGATTACTCAAGACCTTCTTGAAGACAACTTTATTAAAGATCAAGGAATTTTTGATTTGAAAACAGTTCAGAAACTTAAGAAGAAACTATTTTCTAATAATCCAGGCGATGTACACGCCCGGATCTGGTCTTTGATAGTATTTCAGTGGTGGTATAAAAGGTATATGTAA